In Solanum pennellii chromosome 7, SPENNV200, the following are encoded in one genomic region:
- the LOC107024957 gene encoding uncharacterized protein LOC107024957 — MGKAFDRISWSYICLVLRKMVFDEIFIDLVWRILATIGYSIIVNGKRYGFFDSTRGLKKGDPLSSALFILGVEVLYRSLNKLHSNPDYHGFCMERRGPQVNHLSFAYDIILFTSGRHKTLKILIKALKECEEISGKLINEDNSHFMLHSNAFNRIRDRIKRFTGFKQKKGPITYLGYPLFVGRPGNIYFSDLVNKVVCRIKDGKPNNLIMEGKQFLQRLFYRQYTYIYYVQSNPVKQKWDTGESLTWKKMFMKRKHVEKHIQWKLKTGNWLGNDPLSQFSNNSKRMTNVTVDNFWEERKWDWNELIEQHLPDQAIWKLNNHGNFTRSSAWEEIREKRVKYHFNSLLWHKNIPFKVSFLLWRTLRGKLPTNDKLNNFDIDPSKCFCRLDNARTDNIQHILSQANSLRKYGVLLQQEQGFSMDATHCSSFFNTGGQQRPTMQPSRCFYRPPLSSYAGTYGITDAQANMVIKQQISASNSEAAILGLTWALKLGYRNIVLERDSQLVVKWINPQASPQWNLIIQLGRLQNFICQTYDFKYTHVYREENLVADAFSKQSHETTNPQVYFSHQQLPKEARVYDHLDLMEMPSLRRKKIKRIKDPP; from the exons ATGGGAAAGGCGTTTGACAGGATTTCTTGGTCATACATTTGCTTGGTTCTAAGGAAAATGGTGTTCGATGAAATTTTCATAGATTTGGTATGGAGAATCTTGGCAACAATTGGGTACTCAATCATTGTCAATGGTAAGAGGTACGGTTTCTTTGATTCAACAAGAGGCCTCAAAAAAGGTGATCCCTTGTCTTctgccctatttattttaggtgtgGAAGTGTTATATAGGTCCCTTAACAAGTTACATTCTAATCCGGACTATCATGGCTTCTGCATGGAGAGGAGGGGACCTCAAGTAAATCACTTGAGCTTTGCATATGATATAATACTCTTCACCTCTGGAAGGCACAAAACCTTGAAAATCTTAATTAAAGCTTTAAAGGAGTGTGAAGAGATTTCTGGAAAgctcatcaatgaagacaacaGTCATTTTATGCTACACTCTAATGCTTTCAATAGAATTAGAGATAGAATTAAAAGATTCACAGGCTTCAAACAAAAGAAGGGTCCTATTACCTACCTAGGCTACCCTTTATTTGTTGGTAGGCCTGGGAATATTTACTTTTCTGATCTTGTTAACAAAGTTGTATGCAGGATTAAGGATGGAAAACCAAACAACTTAATTATGGAGGGAAAGCAGTTCTTACAAAGGTTGTTTTACAGGCAATACACATACATTTACTATGTGCA ATCCAATCCAGTTAAACAAAAGTGGGATACTGGAGAATCTCTGACATGGAAGAAAatgtttatgaaaagaaaaCATGTGGAAAAACATATCCAATGGAAGCTTAAGACTGGTAATTGGCTTGGAAATGACCCACTATCACAATTTTCCAACAATAGCAAAAGAATGACCAATGTAACAGTGGATAATTTCTGGGAAGAAAGGAAATGGGACTGGAACGAGTTGATAGAACAG CACCTCCCTGATCAGGCAATCTGGAAGCTCAATAATCATGGCAACTTTACACGTTCTTCAGCTTGGGAGGAGATCAGGGAAAAAAGGGTCAAGTATCATTTTAATTCTCTGTTATGGCATAAAAACATCCCCTTTAAAGTTTCTTTTCTATTATGGAGGACCCTAAGGGGTAAACTCCCTACTAATGACAAACTAAATAATTTTGACATTGATCCATCAAAGTGTTTTTGTCGTCTTGATAATGCACGTACAGACAACATTCAACACATCTTATCTCAGGCCAATTCGCTGCGAAAGTATGGAGTACTTTTGCAGCAAGAACAGGGATTTAGCATGGATGCCACTCACTGCAGCAGCTTCTTCAACACCGGTGGTCAGCAAAGACCAACAATGCAGCCCTCAAGATGCTTCTACAGGCCACCCCTATCTTCATATGCTGGAACTTATGGAATAACAGATGCGCAGGCAAATATGgtaataaaacaacaaatatcaGCAAG CAACTCTGAGGCAGCTATTTTAGGCCTGACTTGGGCATTGAAGCTGGGATACAGGAACATTGTATTGGAGCGGGATTCACAGCTTGTCGTAAAATGGATAAACCCACAGGCATCCCCTCAATGGAACCTCATAATTCAGCTAGGCAGGCTGCAAAATTTTATCTGCCAGACGTACGACTTCAAATACACACACGTCTATAGAGAGGAAAACTTGGTTGCTGATGCATTCTCCAAACAGAGCCATGAAACAACCAATCCTCAGGTATACTTTAGCCACCAACAACTACCTAAGGAAGCAAGGGTATATGATCATCTGGACCTTATGGAAATGCCAAGTCTTAGGAGGAAGAAAATTAAGAGAATTAAAGATCCTCCATGA